One genomic window of Glycine max cultivar Williams 82 chromosome 16, Glycine_max_v4.0, whole genome shotgun sequence includes the following:
- the LOC100785004 gene encoding scarecrow-like protein 15 translates to MRVPSSPQPNNNHSPTSNLVLHTNNNPTTTFTYEPTSVLDLCRSPSPEKKLTVPKPEPQHNNNNNNLNLDLDDHVLPNSDWWESIMKDLALPEDSPTPLLKTNINPSCIPDFPPSSQDPPFDHPQDFTSLSEIYNQNLPYNYPTNTLEHSFYDLSHNHHHNNNNNVNNNNWDFIEELIRAADCFDSSHFQLAQAILERLNNRLLRSPMGKPLHRAAFHFKDALQSILAGSNRTSSNRLSSMAEIVQTIKTYKAFSGISPIPMFSVFTTNQALLETLNGSSFVHVIDFEIGLGIQYASLMKEIAEKAGAGASPLLRITAVVPEEYAVESRLVRENLNQFAQDLGISAQVDFVPLRTFETVSFKAVRFVDGEKIAVLLSPAIFSRLGSNGGSVGAFLADVRRVSPGVVVFVDGEGWTEAAAAASFRRGVVSSLEFYSMMLESLDASVAAGGGGEWVRRIEMMLLRPKIFAAVEGARRRTPPWREAFYDAAMRPVQLSQFADYQAECLLAKVQIRGFHVDKRHAELVLCWHERVMVATSAWRC, encoded by the coding sequence ATGAGAGTTCCCTCATCCCCACAACCCAACAACAACCATTCCCCTACCTCAAACCTCGTCCTCCACACAAACAACAACCCTACTACAACCTTCACCTACGAACCCACCTCGGTCCTTGACCTCTGCCGGAGCCCGAGCCCCGAAAAAAAACTCACTGTTCCCAAGCCAGAAccacaacacaacaacaacaacaacaacctaaACCTAGACCTGGATGATCATGTCTTGCCTAATTCGGATTGGTGGGAGTCCATCATGAAGGACTTAGCCCTACCCGAAGACTCTCCCACACCCCTTTTGAAGACCAACATCAATCCATCATGCATCCCTGATTTCCCACCTTCTTCTCAAGACCCACCCTTTGATCACCCCCAAGATTTCACCTCTCTCTCAGAAATCTACAACCAAAACCTACCCTACAATTACCCCACCAACACTTTAGAACATTCCTTTTACGACCTAAGCCATAACCaccaccacaacaacaacaacaacgttaACAACAACAATTGGGACTTCATCGAAGAGCTTATCCGTGCCGCCGATTGCTTCGACAGCAGCCACTTCCAGCTGGCTCAAGCCATACTGGAGCGGCTCAACAACCGGCTCCTTCGCTCTCCCATGGGCAAGCCGCTCCACCGAGCCGCGTTTCACTTCAAAGACGCGCTCCAGTCCATTCTCGCCGGTTCGAACCGGACCAGTTCGAACCGCCTCTCCTCCATGGCTGAGATTGTTCAGACAATTAAAACGTACAAAGCCTTTTCGGGAATTTCACCGATCCCAATGTTCTCCGTTTTCACAACCAACCAAGCCCTACTTGAAACCTTAAATGGATCTTCATTTGTCCACGTCATCGATTTCGAGATCGGCCTAGGGATCCAGTACGCTTCTCTCATGAAAGAGATTGCCGAGAAGGCCGGCGCCGGAGCCTCGCCGCTCCTCCGCATCACCGCCGTCGTGCCGGAGGAGTACGCCGTCGAGAGCCGCCTCGTCCGCGAGAATCTCAACCAGTTCGCGCAGGATCTAGGGATCAGCGCGCAGGTGGACTTCGTGCCGCTTCGGACCTTCGAGACGGTGTCGTTCAAGGCCGTGAGGTTCGTCGACGGCGAGAAGATCGCCGTGTTGCTGTCACCGGCGATTTTCAGCCGCCTCGGAAGCAACGGAGGCAGCGTCGGCGCGTTCCTCGCCGACGTGAGGAGGGTGTCGCCCGGAGTGGTGGTTTTCGTCGATGGCGAGGGGTGGACggaggcggcggcggcggcgtcGTTCCGACGCGGGGTGGTGAGCAGTCTAGAGTTTTATTCCATGATGCTGGAGTCGCTGGACGCGTCGGTGGCGGCGGGGGGAGGCGGCGAGTGGGTGAGGAGGATCGAGATGATGCTGCTGCGGCCAAAGATCTTCGCCGCGGTGGAAGGCGCCCGGCGGAGGACGCCGCCGTGGAGGGAGGCGTTTTACGACGCCGCAATGAGGCCGGTGCAGTTGAGCCAGTTCGCGGATTATCAGGCCGAGTGTTTGCTTGCGAAGGTGCAAATCAGAGGCTTCCACGTGGACAAACGACATGCTGAGTTGGTGCTCTGCTGGCACGAACGAGTCATGGTTGCCACGTCAGCATGGCGGTGTTAG